In Roseofilum capinflatum BLCC-M114, the DNA window GTATCAGCCCAGGTTTAGCCGGTCAGGTGTTAATGATTGGTAAAATTTGGGACGCAATTAATGACCCGATCGTTGGTTTTTTAAGCGATCGCACCGAATCCCGATGGGGAAGGCGACATTCTTGGATGATCTGGGGCGCAATTCCCTTCGGTCTCTTTTTCTTCCTCTGTTGGGTTGTCCCTCCTTTCGGTGAATGGGGAACCTTTTGGTACTACGTGGTCATCAGCATCTTCTTTAATCTAGGCTACACCATGGTCAATTTGCCCTATGTAGCACTGACGGCCGAACTCACCCCAGATTACAATGAACGCACTACCCTGAATGGATTTCGCTTCACCTTCTCCATTGGCGGCAGTATCTTTTCCTTGATCCTAGGCTTAGTCCTCTCCTTACTGATTCCAGACCCTAAACTGCAACATTTGGTACTCGCTGGTCTGGCTACCGTATTATCAGTCATTCCCCTCTATCTATCCATTTGGGGCACTCGCCAACCGGTCAAACGCATAGAAAAACAGAGACAACTCACCCATACTGAAGACTCTATTCCCCTGGTCGATCAAATCAAGATTGCCTTTAGCAATGGGCCCTTCCTATTCGTGATGGGGATTTATCTCTCCTCCTGGTTAGCCATCCAAGTCACGGCCACGGTGCTTAAATATTATGTGGTCAGTTGGATGGGATTACCCGATTCTCTGTTTTTCGTGGCCGCTTTGGCTGTGCAAGGAACTGCCCTCGTAATGCTTTCTCTGTGGAGTCAAGTCAGTTACCGGTTAGGCAAAAAAGCGGTTTATTACCTGGGGGCCGGGTTTTGGCTGATCACGGAATTGGGGCTATTTCTGCTGCAACCGGGTCAAGTGGGGTTAATGCTCTTGCTCTCAATTATTGCCGGGTTTGGGGTGTCTGTGGGCTATTTAATCCCTTGGTCGATGCTTCCGGATGTGATCGATCTGGATGAATTGAAAACCGGTCAACGTCGGGAGGGGGTGTTCTATTCGTTTATGTTGGTCTTACAAAAGATGGGTCTGGCCCTGGGTTTAGCCTTGGTGGGCCAGATTTTGGAGTGGTCGGGATATGAATCGGCGATCGCCGGATCAACAGCTCCTGTCCAACCTGATTCTGCACTTTTAGCCATTCGTTTATGTATTACCCTGCTTCCC includes these proteins:
- a CDS encoding MFS transporter — translated: MTSESNASPSTLTRLQKLSYGLGDLGPAITANLLVFIFLPFLTDVAGISPGLAGQVLMIGKIWDAINDPIVGFLSDRTESRWGRRHSWMIWGAIPFGLFFFLCWVVPPFGEWGTFWYYVVISIFFNLGYTMVNLPYVALTAELTPDYNERTTLNGFRFTFSIGGSIFSLILGLVLSLLIPDPKLQHLVLAGLATVLSVIPLYLSIWGTRQPVKRIEKQRQLTHTEDSIPLVDQIKIAFSNGPFLFVMGIYLSSWLAIQVTATVLKYYVVSWMGLPDSLFFVAALAVQGTALVMLSLWSQVSYRLGKKAVYYLGAGFWLITELGLFLLQPGQVGLMLLLSIIAGFGVSVGYLIPWSMLPDVIDLDELKTGQRREGVFYSFMLVLQKMGLALGLALVGQILEWSGYESAIAGSTAPVQPDSALLAIRLCITLLPLACVILGGVLAYFYPITQTVHQEILLKLEQNRIDNRQNRG